Part of the Pseudodesulfovibrio mercurii genome is shown below.
TCCTTGGTCTTGCGCACCCGGCGCAGGGCGAAGCGCTCCATGCGCACGTCGCGCGAGGGGTTGAGGTAGAAGGGCCGGACCACGGTGAAGGGCGAGTAGATGTCGTCCAGGGCGTCCAGGAAGGCCTGGTGGATGTGCGGGTGGCTGACGCGGCAGCCTTCGAGCACGAGGTCGCGGAACCGGCGCGGGCGCAGCTGTCGGACGAAGAGGTCCTTGAAATCCTTGTAGGTCTCCGGTCGACGCACGGTCTCGATGTCCCCGCCGTAGCGGGCCGCCACCTCGGGCGTGAAGGCGTCCAGGCGCAGCAGGTCGTAGCCCAGGTCCCCGGCCAGTTGCTTTGCCGCGTGGCTCTTGCCCGCCGCGGGCGGCCCGGCGATGAGGATGACCTTGGGGCTGAAGCGGTAGATTCGTCCCGGCGCGGCCTGGGCGGCGGTGGGTTCGGCGACCGAGGCGGCGGCAGGGGTGGCGTTCGACTCTCTCATGGCATATCCAATGTAATCAAATTGTTGCAGGTCGTGACGCAAGACGGCCCGTCAGAAAAACGGCGGATCAAGGGCATGAATTGCCCGCCTGGGGCAAAATTGCACGATACATGCCAAGGGGAACCCCGGCGCGAGGGAGGCTAGGTCAGGCCGAGTTCTTCCAGGGCCAGGTACAGCTCGCGGCTGATCCAGGCGTCGGTGGCGGCGTAGAGAACCTGCTGCCGGGAGAGTTTGTCCTTGGCCCAGTTGGAGCATTGGGCGGACTTGGAGATGCGGAAGCCGAGCAGGTTGGCGGCCATGTTGCGCAGGCCGTGGGTCTGGAGGTTGTACTTGGCCGTGATGGACGAGAGGTCCACGAAGCCGCTCGGCTTGAACCGGGCGTGCTTCTGCAGGCCGAGGATGTCGTCGCGCACGGCCACGCCGGTCTTGAGGATGCGCCGGTTGGCCAGGATGTCGCAGACCCCCTTGTCCAGGGGCAGGACGCCCAGCTGGAAGACGTAGGCGCATTCGGCTGTGGCCAGCTGGAGCAGGGACGGCGGTCCGGGCTTCTTGCCCTTCTTGAACACGGGCCGGGTTTCGGTGTCGAAGCCGAGCAGGGAGGAGGCGCGCATGCCGGACAGGGCCTGTTCGAGATCGGATTCGGTGCGGACGACCAGAATGTTCCCCTCGTAGTGGCGCAGGGGCATGTCGTTGATCTCCGCCTTGGTGATTGCGCGGAGGTACTGTTGCGGGATGTCGAGGCTGTCCGTGGTCATGAAATGTACTTGTGCGTTAGAAAGTTTGAGGGATCGTTGTACATTCCCGCAAATTCGTCAAGCACAAGGTGACGCGCCCGCCCGGAAGAGAGCCGGACGGGCGCGTTTTTTTTTCGTCCTATTCGAAACGGAGCGCGTTTCTCGTGCAGGGGGTGCTGTTTTTGCGCCACCAGTAGGCCCCGCCGCAGGCATCCGTGGCCGGGATCAACCCGGGGCGTCCGTTGTACCGGGCCACGTTCTCCACGAACTGGTGCTGGGTCTCCTTCTCGATGGCGTCGATGGCGTCCTTGAGCGCGATGGTGCCCTGCTTGACGCCGGGCAGGACCCTGGCCATCTCGGAGGTGATCAGCCGCTGGGAGGAGTTGGCGTCCAGGAACTTGTCGAAGGCCTTGAGGGTGGCCTCCTGGTCGCCCTTCCGCCCCTGGGCCAGGGCGATGAACAGGGCGGCGTCCCAGATCTTGTCCTTGTCGCCCATTGCCTCGTTCAGGGTCTTGATGCACAGGTCGTATTCCCCGGCGAAGTACATGGCGATGCCCGCCTTGTCGAGGGAGGACTGGAAGTTCATGGTCCGCCCCCTGGGCTCCTGGGTCAGGGCCTCTCCGTAGGCCTTGGCCGAACCCTTGAAGTACTCAATGGCCTTGGCGTTGTTGCGGGTGACGTAGACCCGCCAGGCGCGCTGGAAGTAGCGGTCGCCCAGGGTCACGGAGTCGGCCAGGGCGGGCAGGGCCGCGGCCATGAGGAGCACGATGACGGTGATTGCGGTCAATTGTTTGCGCATGTGAAAGTCTCCTTGTTCAGGACAGGTACGTCCTGGCTATGCGGAAGATATCGTCGTAAGCGGTCTTGTTGCGGATGGCCAGGGCCATTTCCAGGGCCATGTCCATCTTGCGGCCGGTCTCGACCATGACCCGGTCCCGTATGGATTCCAGATGGTTGGCCAGGAAGTCGGCCTCGAAATTGTCGATGGCCAGGGACACGCCCTCGGAAAAGAAGCGCGAGCCCAGGTGGGGGATGAAGCGGTCCAGGTTCTGCCGCCCCTCGCGGCGGGCGTACATGACGAAGAAGAGCAGCTTGACCAGCAGCCGGTCGGCCTTGAGCTTGTGGTCGACCGAGAGCAGGATGTCCATGTCTACGCCGCGGGGCTTGAGGGCGTCGAACATGGCCGTGGCCATGTCGAAGGCGCGGTCCTCGGTCATCAGCGGGTGGGCGAACTTGGAGTCCATGCGGACCAGGGTGATGCGCGGGTTTTCGCCCGAGGCGATGGCGTAGATGGCCAGCCGCATGAGGTCGATCTTGGTCCGGTAGTCGTCGATGAGGATGTCCCGCTTGGCCTGGGCCAGCCTCCGGACCAGGGGCGCGTCCAGGGCGGAGAAGGCCGTTTCGAGCAGGTGCAGGATGTACGGCTCCGAGGTGGCCGCGATCTCCTCGTCCAGGATGTCGCGGCCCTTGCGCGCGTCCATGATCTTCTTGATGGACAGCCAATAGGCGGCCAGCCCCTCAACGGGCATCTCCAGTATGTCGAGTTCCTGTGGCTTCTGCATGGCGGTCCGCTTTGGGCTTGACGCGGCGGTGAAAAAAAAGACACCCTGTGCGTTGTCCTTCAGCGTATCCGATTTTTTGCGGAAAACAAATACGGTCCTTGCCCGTGGAGCCCCTTTTTCATGCTCACCTATCCCCAATTCGACCCGGTCATGATCTCCCTCGGCCCGTTGCAGCTGCGCTGGTACGGCATGATGTACGTCTTCGGCATCCTGTCCGGCTGGCTGCTGGGGCGCTACCGGGCGACCAAGCCGTGGAACAAGATGACCCCCAAGCGCATGGACGACTTCCTGACCTGGGCCATCCTCGGCGTGGTTCTGGGCGGGCGCATCGGCT
Proteins encoded:
- a CDS encoding 3'-5' exonuclease, whose product is MTTDSLDIPQQYLRAITKAEINDMPLRHYEGNILVVRTESDLEQALSGMRASSLLGFDTETRPVFKKGKKPGPPSLLQLATAECAYVFQLGVLPLDKGVCDILANRRILKTGVAVRDDILGLQKHARFKPSGFVDLSSITAKYNLQTHGLRNMAANLLGFRISKSAQCSNWAKDKLSRQQVLYAATDAWISRELYLALEELGLT